In Candidatus Sulfurimonas marisnigri, a single genomic region encodes these proteins:
- a CDS encoding HyaD/HybD family hydrogenase maturation endopeptidase: MKILVLGIGNILFGDEGIGPHLANLIDEKYQFESDEHSVEILDGGTLAQRLIPIITDYDHVLLIDCVSSIDGEIGDVFLFDFNDVPECITWNGSAHEVEMLQTLQMIEMMGDLPPTKIVGVIPFVIGENSTFTMTPEVLKAGLTMENAIIKYIEDFGFKASIKKEITLAEVAPNTYLKGAL; the protein is encoded by the coding sequence TTGAAAATTTTAGTTCTTGGTATTGGGAATATTTTATTTGGTGATGAGGGCATTGGTCCACATTTAGCAAATCTAATTGATGAAAAATATCAATTTGAGTCTGATGAGCACAGTGTAGAAATTTTAGATGGCGGTACATTAGCTCAAAGGCTGATACCTATTATTACTGATTACGACCATGTTTTACTTATTGATTGCGTTAGTTCAATTGATGGCGAAATAGGTGATGTGTTCTTGTTTGATTTTAATGATGTGCCAGAGTGCATTACATGGAATGGTAGTGCACATGAAGTAGAAATGCTTCAAACTCTTCAGATGATTGAGATGATGGGAGATTTGCCACCTACAAAAATAGTAGGTGTCATCCCTTTTGTTATTGGAGAAAACAGCACTTTTACTATGACTCCAGAGGTCTTAAAAGCTGGACTAACAATGGAAAATGCCATCATAAAATACATAGAGGATTTTGGTTTTAAAGCTTCAATAAAAAAAGAGATAACCTTAGCAGAAGTCGCTCCAAATACATATTTAAAAGGTGCTTTATGA
- the cybH gene encoding Ni/Fe-hydrogenase, b-type cytochrome subunit — protein MDTTVKIEEDSSKIVEQEIERELEFTAFYRWHHWIRVVSIVALMITGFYLASPFLTPEISAEPTIFTNAVFRTWHEIFGFIMISMFIGKTYYFFFSVKDKVEINSFKDVMNLENWMNQIGYYLLLSKHPKLSGAYNVIQLLAYVAFYFAISGLIITGLVLYVHSYHEFIGGLLYDPMRNLEVMLGGLAAVRELHHVLMWGIILFIVGHVYMVVFNAVNGKEGTVDSIFSGYRWIRKNKH, from the coding sequence ATGGATACAACTGTTAAAATAGAAGAAGATTCTTCTAAAATAGTAGAACAAGAAATAGAGAGAGAACTTGAATTTACTGCCTTTTATAGATGGCATCACTGGATTAGAGTAGTAAGTATTGTAGCGTTAATGATAACCGGATTTTATCTGGCATCACCATTTTTGACACCAGAAATAAGTGCAGAGCCAACAATTTTTACAAATGCAGTGTTTAGAACATGGCATGAAATCTTTGGCTTTATAATGATCTCTATGTTTATAGGAAAGACATATTATTTCTTCTTTTCTGTAAAGGATAAAGTTGAAATCAATTCTTTTAAAGATGTGATGAATTTAGAAAATTGGATGAATCAGATAGGGTACTATTTACTTTTGTCTAAGCACCCAAAACTAAGTGGAGCATATAATGTTATTCAGCTTTTAGCTTATGTTGCCTTTTATTTCGCAATAAGTGGACTGATAATAACAGGACTTGTCCTTTATGTTCATAGTTATCATGAATTTATTGGTGGATTACTATATGATCCAATGAGAAACTTAGAAGTTATGCTAGGTGGTCTTGCTGCAGTAAGAGAGTTACACCATGTTCTAATGTGGGGGATTATTTTATTTATAGTTGGACATGTGTATATGGTTGTATTTAATGCAGTTAATGGAAAAGAAGGCACTGTTGATTCTATATTTAGTGGGTATAGATGGATAAGAAAGAATAAGCATTAG
- a CDS encoding nickel-dependent hydrogenase large subunit, with protein sequence MAKRVIVDPITRIEGHLRAEVIVGDDGVVQDAFVSSTLWRGLEVIAKGRDPRNIPLMMQRICGVCTYSHYLKSTMAIEDALDIKVPYNAELVRTLMNAALFMHDHPVHFYHLHGVDWVDIVSALSADPAKASKLAFKYTNNPIGTGENELKKVQEKIGKFAKNPQGLGPFANAYWGHGTYRFTPEQNLIALSHYLKALEMQRTAAQLMAIFGAKQPHPQSLVVGGVTCVMDILNPAKMGEYMVKFQAMADFINNAYYPDIIMAAEMYKTEPSVMKPMGVKNFMAHEEFIIGRNEHLFNSGVIMNGDLSKVLEIDEDMITEEATHSWYKDDAPQHPYDGTTNPNYTGYVDGSSVGPDGKMVDSKLINQNEKYSWIKSPRYNGNPMEVGPLASILVGYASGNKKVVKVVGDFLAQTGVPAAALFSTLGRTAARMLQAKLVADNALIAFNNLIENLKVDQETCATYTIDKNKEYKGRGIGEVPRGMLSHWVRIKNGVIENYQAVVPSTWNAGPMDSKGAKGPYEADLIGLKIADLTQPLEIIRIIHSYDPCIACAVHVMDTKGKTLSEYKLDPLYAGCSV encoded by the coding sequence ATGGCAAAAAGAGTAATTGTAGACCCAATAACAAGAATTGAAGGACATTTAAGAGCTGAAGTTATCGTTGGCGATGATGGAGTAGTTCAGGATGCATTTGTATCTTCAACTTTATGGAGAGGTCTTGAGGTAATAGCTAAGGGTCGTGACCCTAGAAATATACCGTTAATGATGCAAAGAATTTGTGGGGTATGTACCTATTCACATTATTTAAAAAGTACAATGGCAATAGAAGATGCACTAGATATTAAAGTTCCTTATAATGCAGAACTTGTAAGGACATTAATGAATGCCGCTCTATTTATGCATGACCATCCTGTTCATTTCTACCATTTACATGGTGTTGATTGGGTTGATATTGTATCAGCACTCAGTGCAGATCCTGCAAAAGCAAGTAAGTTAGCATTTAAATATACAAATAACCCAATTGGAACTGGTGAAAATGAGCTAAAAAAAGTACAAGAAAAAATAGGTAAATTTGCTAAAAATCCTCAAGGACTTGGGCCATTTGCTAACGCATATTGGGGGCATGGAACATACCGATTTACTCCAGAACAAAATCTTATTGCACTTTCTCACTATTTAAAAGCCCTAGAGATGCAAAGAACTGCAGCTCAACTTATGGCTATCTTTGGTGCTAAGCAACCACACCCACAAAGTTTAGTTGTTGGTGGTGTTACATGTGTTATGGATATTCTTAACCCAGCAAAAATGGGTGAATACATGGTTAAATTTCAAGCTATGGCTGATTTTATTAACAATGCTTATTATCCTGATATTATTATGGCGGCAGAGATGTATAAAACAGAGCCATCGGTTATGAAGCCTATGGGTGTTAAGAACTTTATGGCACATGAAGAGTTTATCATTGGAAGAAATGAGCATCTATTTAATAGTGGTGTAATTATGAATGGAGACCTTAGTAAGGTTCTTGAAATTGATGAAGATATGATTACAGAAGAAGCTACTCACTCTTGGTATAAAGATGATGCACCACAACATCCGTATGATGGAACAACAAATCCAAACTATACTGGTTATGTAGATGGAAGCAGTGTTGGACCAGATGGAAAAATGGTTGATTCTAAATTGATTAACCAAAACGAAAAATACAGTTGGATTAAATCACCAAGATATAATGGTAATCCAATGGAAGTTGGACCATTAGCATCTATATTAGTTGGTTATGCAAGTGGCAATAAAAAAGTAGTAAAAGTAGTAGGTGATTTTCTTGCACAAACAGGTGTTCCAGCAGCTGCACTATTTTCAACTTTGGGAAGAACAGCAGCGCGTATGCTTCAGGCTAAACTTGTTGCAGACAATGCTCTTATTGCTTTTAATAATCTAATTGAAAACCTTAAAGTTGATCAAGAAACTTGTGCTACTTATACTATTGATAAAAATAAAGAGTACAAAGGTAGAGGCATCGGTGAAGTTCCTAGAGGAATGTTAAGTCACTGGGTTAGAATTAAAAATGGTGTAATTGAAAATTATCAAGCTGTAGTTCCTTCTACTTGGAATGCTGGACCGATGGACTCTAAAGGTGCAAAAGGACCATACGAAGCTGATTTAATAGGTCTTAAAATTGCCGACTTAACGCAACCATTAGAGATTATTAGAATTATTCACTCTTACGATCCTTGTATAGCATGTGCAGTACATGTAATGGACACAAAAGGGAAAACATTAAGTGAATACAAATTAGATCCACTCTATGCTGGATGTAGCGTATAA